A window from Bufo bufo chromosome 1, aBufBuf1.1, whole genome shotgun sequence encodes these proteins:
- the LOC121006094 gene encoding uncharacterized protein LOC121006094, whose protein sequence is MSTPLTPGSGTEPASNPGTGEKDSASAAKKTRKCGICCKRLSNTGSKPLCKECTASVIKSESSSLIEDIRKVVKEEVQLALTTREPTPPKVPPTQDARSVKSLILDSDSEGLAVSDSESVQKHPASSDEEGEYKRFLFNPEDIDELIRAIRATIQMEMPKTPRSTQQEIFGGLGERKKAVFPVPDSVQKLIRSEWEKPDKGSFIPRGIKRRYPFSQEDCTDWETIPKVDAPVAKVAKHTALPFEDSAQLKDPLDRKAESLLRKTWETTAALLKPGVASTCVARTLNLWLDQLEIHLVNKTPRDQILESLPLLKMATSFLADAAAESVKLSARPNKGKRAAKSSISRWIKMAISEAYKAQGKDVPASLKAHSTRGMAASWAEKASASLQQICRAATWKRVHTFTKHYRLDVAANDELRFGRKVLSAVVPA, encoded by the exons ATGAGCACCCCCCTCACGCCGGGCTCTGGAAccgagcctgcatcaaaccctgggACA ggagaaaaggattcGGCTTCTGCAGCCAAAAAAACTAGAAAATGTGGTATTTGCTGCAAAAGATTGTCTAACACTGGATCCAAGCCCCTGTGTAAAGAATGTACTGCCAGTGTCATCAAGTCTGAGTCTTCTAGTCTAATTGAAGACATTAGAAAAGTGGTAAAAGAAGAGGTTCAGCTAGCCTTAACTACCAGAGAACCTACTCCCCCCAAAGTTCCCCCCACTCAGGACGCCCGTAGTGTTAAATCACTTATCCTGGATTCCGACTCTGAGGGGCTGGCGGTCTCAGACTCCGAATCTGTCCAAAAACACCCGGCATCTTCAGATGAAGAGGGCGAATATAAGCGCTTCTTGTTCAATCctgaagatattgatgaacttatcAGGGCCATCAGGGCCACCATTCAGATGGAGATGCCTAAAACCCCTAGGTCTACCCAGCAagaaatttttgggggtctaGGTGAAAGGAAGAAGGCCGTTTTTCCAGTCCCTGATAGTGTCCAAAAATTAATTAGGTCTGAATGGGAAAAACcggataaaggatcctttatcccAAGAGGAATTAAGAGGCGCTACCCCTTTAGCCAAGAGGACTGTACGGATTGGGAGACCATTCCCAAAGTAGACGCGCCAGTGGCCAAGGTAGCAAAACATACGGCCCTACCGTTTGAAGACTCAGCACAATTGAAAGATCCTCTAGACAGGAAAGCGGAGAGTCTCTTGCGAAAGACCTGGGAGACTACGGCGGCCCTTCTCAAGCCGGGCGTTGCCTCCACATGTGTGGCCAGAACACTGAACCTTTGGCTAGACCAGCTAGAGATACATCTGGTCAATAAGACACCACGGGATCAAATTCTAGAGAGCTTGCCTCTATTAAAGATGGCAACCTCCTTTCTAGCAGACGCAGCTGCTGAATCAGTTAAACTGTCCGCCC GTCCTAACAAAGGGAAGAGAGCGGCAAAAAGTTCCATCTCCAGATGGATTAAGATGGCAATCTCCGAAGCATATAAAGCTCAGGGAAAAGACGTCCCTGCTTCCCTAAAAGCACATTCTACGAGAGGCATGGCTGCCTCCTGGGCGGAAAAAGCCTCAGCCTCCTTACAACAGATTTGCAGGGCAGCAACATGGAAAAGAGTTCATACTTTCACTAAGCACTACAGACTAGATGTAGCTGCTAATGACGAACTAAgatttggacgtaaggtcctgtCGGCAGTCGTCCCCGCCTAA